The Myxococcus virescens DNA segment CCTCCCCGCCCGTAGTTGTCATGCTGGGCGTTGCCCGCCGCTTCGTTGAAGCCCGCGTCGTAGTACGCGTCGTGCAGCCAGTTGTTCACATAGAACAACTGCGTGACGGCGGACTGGATCTGCTGGGGTGTCTCGTACGGCAGCAAGTTGAAGCTGTACGGATAGTCGAACGTCGCGGGCCCCGTGATGGCCGCGCGCATGTCTCCCGCGCCGAACCCGTCCGGCGAGGCCAGGTCCGCATACGCATCCACGTTGTTGCCCACCGACTCCGTGGCAGCCACGGGCAGCCACGGGTCATTGCGGCTGAAGGGCGCGTTGTCGAGCGTCACCAGGTTGCGCTCGACGAAGAGCGGCACGTCGCCATCCGGCGTCCCCGTCGGGTGCGGGATGTGCGCATTGCCCGACGGTCCGGCGAACGGAGTGAACGGAGACGTGGCATCCGCCCAGACGCGGTAGCTGTGCGCCGCGTCCGCCGTGAGGTTCTTGCGGAACAGCACCCGGCCGTCCTCCGCGGCGATGACGTACGAGTAGTAGTCCGAGGCCGAGGAGCCGGCGGCGCCCGTGTTCAGCTCCACGTAGTAGGCGGGGAGCAGTCCCTCGGGAAGCTGGAAGAGCACCGGCTTGCTTCGAGCGGGGATGCGCAGCCCGACCGGGAGCGGCCGGGCATAGGGGACCAGGTCATGATGCGAGTAGCGGCCCGAGGCCCCGCCCGTGAGCCGCAGCAGGCCGGCATCGAGCGACTGCCCCGTCAGGTCCGCGAACGCCGCGGCCACGGCCTGGGGAGCCCCCATCCGGAAGGAGCGCGCGGGGCTCTTGTTGCCCTGCCCCACGTCCGGCGAGAGGTGGCCTGAGGCGGCCACCAGCACGTTCTCCTTGTCGAGGAGCAGGTTGACGGTGCCACGGAACACCTCGACGCCACCCACCTCCTGCCGCAGCGTCACCACCGAGGAGCCCAGCGGGCTCCGGCGAACGCTGGCGACCGAAGTCCCCACCTGCGAGAGCGACCGGCCGCCATGGAACGGAGCCAGCGCATCGAGCTGGAGCCGGGCCGCGGTCGCCGGAGACATCCGCGCGTAGTCGCTGGCCGCGCGAAGCGACGGGGGAAACGCCGTACCTTGCGCGGGCCGCGAGGCCCAGACGAAGGTCGGCACGCCGAGCCGGTGCTCGCGGTGCAGCACCTGCCCGCCCAGACTCGCACGGTCCTCCAGGAGCGAGCGGGCTCCGGGAGCCGGCGGGCGCTCCAGCAGAGCATCGTAGTTGGGAAGGGAGTCGGCACCAGCCTGCGTGCCCGCGAACGCCAGCGCGACACCGGCGAGGTTCTTGAGGAGCGATTTCACGAGATGGACCTCGAAAGAGGGATGGGTGTGCTCGGCACGCGCGCTAGCGAGCCCAGAAGATGCGCCGCACGAAGTAGGCCGGAGGGTTCCCCATGGAGACGGCTTCCGAGCCGTCGATGTTGGACACCATGAGGGTGTTGATTCCCGTCACCGGGTCCCGCTCGGTGTAGGCGACCTTCGTGCCATCGGGAGAGAGCGTGAAGAGGGACTGGAGCAACTCGCCCCTGCTGCCGCGCATGACGGGCCGCACGATTTCGCGGCCCGTGCCGTCGGGCCGGATGCGCTCCAGCCACGTGTCCGACCACACGTCCTCGTTCCAGTAGTGGTACAGCAGGTCGCCGTTGGGCAGCTCCATCGGGAACCGCACGATGGAGGCCATCTCCTGTCCCGGGACGGAGAAGTTGATGATGGAGCGCGCGCTCCCATCCTCCAGCGAGAAGGCCCAGAGCTGGGCGCCCTTCATCGCGTACTGCACCGTGTAGAGCGTCTTGCCGTCGCGCGAGAAGGAGGAGAAGACCAGCGGCCAGATGGGGACGGGCGCCGGCATGTCGTTGATGCCACTGATGAGGACGCGCCGCTCGTCCGTCCCGTCAGCGCGGATGATGAAGGTGAACTCGAGGCCATCACGGCCCGGGTACGGGTCTCGCGCGCACGACCGCATGAACGAAATCCACTGCCCATCCGGCGAGTACTCCGGCATGCGCTCTCCGCACAGCGACGAGTCCGCCTGGGTGAGGCGCCGCACCCGGCTGCCGTCCGCGTCCGCGATGTAGAGGAGCCCCTGGAAGTAGATGCCCCCGAACTTGTCTCGCCCGTCCACCCAGACCACCGACTTGCGGTCCGGCGAACGAATCACCTCCGAGTGGACGTCTCGCGGAGAGAAGAACGGCGTGGGCGCCTGGGTGATTTGACGGAACTGGGAGCCATCCGGTCGCACGGCGAACGCCTGCGGGAAGGACTCCTCCTCCGTCTGGGCCTCCGCCGAGGGAGAAGCGGTGAAGATCAGCAGCTCGGAGGCATCCGTCGCGCGCATCGTCCCCACGGTGGCGCGCAGCTCCGTGGCGTCGCCGATTCGAGCCAGCGCACCCCCGGCGCCGACCTCGAACAGCTCGACGTTGAACGTGTAGTCGCCCTTGATGGCGAACCGCGTGCGGAAGGCGTACGTGTGGCCGTCGGCGCCCTGAAGCTCAGTCGCCCCCAGCTCGAAGCCCGACTCCTGGCTCATGTACGCCGCGCCGCTCGCGTCGGTCTCCGAGCCGCCCGTCCACGTCTCCGGCTGGTCGGCCACCTCACCCGCGGCGCCCGAGAAGTAGCGCACCGGCTGGCCCACCACGGGGCTGTCGGTGGGAGGCAGGTGGAGATCGGCCGGCGGGTTGTGACGAATCACCGACACGCGCCACCGCAGCCGCGTGGAGGGCGGCAGGGCCTTGGTGATCCGCGCCGTGAAGGAGACCACCCCATCCTCCATCATCTGGAACGTCGGGACGACGCTGGTGATGCTCAGCTTCGACACGCTCACCTGGCCGGTACCGCGAAGTCCGTTGAAGGTCGCGGTGATGGTGGCGGAGCCCTGCCCTACCGGCGTCACCTGCCCACGCGTGGACGCGGTCATGGAGACCACGGCCACGTCCGTCGTGTTGCTCGTCCAGGCGGCGCTCGCGGTGACCTCCTGGGTCCGGCCGTTGGACAGCGTGGCCTCGGCGTGGAGCTGGCTCGGGTGGCCTTCAATCAGCATGCTCGCCGCCGGCGAGACGGCGAGCGCGACGGCCTCGGACACCGTCACCTCGGTGTCGCCACTCACGCTCGCGAAGGTCGCGGTGACCCGGGCCCCACCCAGCGCGGCGCCGCTCGCGACGCGCTTGTTCAGCGACACGATGTTCCCGTCACTGGAGCTCCAGGTGGCCTCATTGGAGACGTCCACCGTCGTGCCATCCGAACGGGTCGCCAGGGCGGTCAACATCAGCGTGCTGCCCCGGGCCATCGAGGCGTCATTCGGAGTCACCGCCACCGACGTCACGACGGCCGAGGTGACGGTCGCCTTGACGGTGGCCTCCAGCGTGCCGAACCGGGCCTTGAGGGTGGCCTCGCCGGGCGAACCGGCGTGAACCAGGCCGCTCGCGGAGACCACGGCAATCGCCTCGTTGGAGGAGGACCAGATGATGTCGCTGGTGAGCCCGTGCGACGTGCCATCCGAGAAGGAGGCCGTGGCGGCGAGCTGCCGCGAGAGGCCCGCGGCGAGCGCCAGCTCCTTCGGCTCGATGGACAGCGAGACCGCCGTGGCGTCCGTCACGTCGAGCCGCGCCTGCGCGGAGACGTCGGAGTAGGTCGCGCGCAGCGTCGTCTGTCCCTTGGCCAGCGCGCGCACCTGGGGCGCGGCGCCCGCCTCGGAGGACACCGTACCGATGACGGCATCCGTCGAGGACCACGAAGCCTCGCGCGTGACGTCCCGCGTGCTGCCATCTGAGAAGGTGGCGGTCGCGGTGACGTCCGCGCCGATGCCCACGGCGAGCGAGAAGCGCTCGGGCGTAATCCGCAGGGTCTTCACGGAGGGGGAGGACTTCTCGCTACTGCAGCCGACAAGGACTGCCGCCGCGACCAGCCCCAGCAACGCGGGGTGAAGCAGACGACAACGGGAACGCACTGACATGGATGGACCTCTCTGCAGCAAACCGCCGCGCGTGCGACGAACAGCAACCATGGAGTTGGAAACGAAACGGTACGGATTCAGGCGGCGCGCACCATCGGGGGCGCCCCTGGAGGTCCCTCAGGAATCCCCTAGGGGCGCTGATGCCGCGCGCTTCACGACTCAGGGCAGCGGGCTGGCGCTCACGCCCCGGA contains these protein-coding regions:
- a CDS encoding Ig-like domain-containing protein — encoded protein: MKTLRITPERFSLAVGIGADVTATATFSDGSTRDVTREASWSSTDAVIGTVSSEAGAAPQVRALAKGQTTLRATYSDVSAQARLDVTDATAVSLSIEPKELALAAGLSRQLAATASFSDGTSHGLTSDIIWSSSNEAIAVVSASGLVHAGSPGEATLKARFGTLEATVKATVTSAVVTSVAVTPNDASMARGSTLMLTALATRSDGTTVDVSNEATWSSSDGNIVSLNKRVASGAALGGARVTATFASVSGDTEVTVSEAVALAVSPAASMLIEGHPSQLHAEATLSNGRTQEVTASAAWTSNTTDVAVVSMTASTRGQVTPVGQGSATITATFNGLRGTGQVSVSKLSITSVVPTFQMMEDGVVSFTARITKALPPSTRLRWRVSVIRHNPPADLHLPPTDSPVVGQPVRYFSGAAGEVADQPETWTGGSETDASGAAYMSQESGFELGATELQGADGHTYAFRTRFAIKGDYTFNVELFEVGAGGALARIGDATELRATVGTMRATDASELLIFTASPSAEAQTEEESFPQAFAVRPDGSQFRQITQAPTPFFSPRDVHSEVIRSPDRKSVVWVDGRDKFGGIYFQGLLYIADADGSRVRRLTQADSSLCGERMPEYSPDGQWISFMRSCARDPYPGRDGLEFTFIIRADGTDERRVLISGINDMPAPVPIWPLVFSSFSRDGKTLYTVQYAMKGAQLWAFSLEDGSARSIINFSVPGQEMASIVRFPMELPNGDLLYHYWNEDVWSDTWLERIRPDGTGREIVRPVMRGSRGELLQSLFTLSPDGTKVAYTERDPVTGINTLMVSNIDGSEAVSMGNPPAYFVRRIFWAR